From the genome of Candidatus Effluviviaceae Genus V sp.:
GACCGCGCCCGTCCGAAGTCCGTGAGAAAGCCCCGCGCCGGGCACTTCGAGAAGGCGGGCGTCGTTCCCCTTCGGAAGCTCTCGGAGTTCAGGGTGAACGACCCCGGGCAGTACTCGCTGGGGCAGGAGGTCCGAGTCGACATCTTCGAGCCGGGTGAGCTGGTGGACGTCGTCGGGACCTCGAAGGGACGCGGCTTCCAGGGCAGCGTTCGAAGGCACGGGAAGTCGGTCGGCCGCAGGACGCACGGCAACAAGAACCGCCGCGCGCCGGGCTCGATCGGGCAGAGCGCGTCCCCCGCGAAGGTCTGGAAGGGGAGGAAGCTCCCCGGGCGGATGGGATGCGACCGCGTGACGATCAGGAGCATCTCGATCGTCGAGGTTGACGCCGAGAAGAACCTCCTGCTCGTCAAGGGTTCCGTTCCGGGTCCGAGCAACCAGTACGTCATCGTCAGGAAGCACGGGGCCGTCGCCTAGAAGCGGCGACGTCGCGACGAACCACTGAAGTGAGGCAAGCAAGATGGCTAACACTGTACCTGTGCACACCAGGGGCGGCGAGAAGCGCGGAGAGGTCGCGCTGCCCGAGCGCCTGTTCGGCATCGAGCCGAACGAGCACGTGATGTACGAGGCCGTCAGGACGTACCTCGCCAATCAGCGGCGTGGGACCGTCAAGACGAAGGGCAGAAGCGACGTCTCGGGCGGCGGACGCAAGCCGTGGCGCCAGAAAGGCACCGGCCGGGCCCGAGTCGGCTCGTCGAGGATCTCGCAGTGGAGGGGCGGCGGCATCACGTTCGGCCCGAAGCCGAGAGACCACGGTATGAGGCTGCCGAAGAAGATCAGGCGGCTCGCGCTCAAGTCGGCGCTGTCGGCGAAGGCAGCGGATGACGCCGTGCGCATGGTCGAGGACTTCGAGCTCGAGCGTGTCAGCACGAAGGACGTGGCGACGATGCTCGGCGCCCTGGGCGTCGGGGACGGATTCGCTCTCCTCGTCGTCAAGGAGGCGGACGAGAAGCTCCTCCTGTCTTCGAGGAACATACCGAACCTCGAGGTGCTGCGCGCCAGAGACATTACGACCTACTACCTCCTGCGGGCGGACGTGGTCATCATGA
Proteins encoded in this window:
- the rplC gene encoding 50S ribosomal protein L3, whose translation is MTGIIGKKLGMTRIFDEDGTAVPVTVIEAGPCVVTQVKTKDIDGYEAVQLGFDRARPKSVRKPRAGHFEKAGVVPLRKLSEFRVNDPGQYSLGQEVRVDIFEPGELVDVVGTSKGRGFQGSVRRHGKSVGRRTHGNKNRRAPGSIGQSASPAKVWKGRKLPGRMGCDRVTIRSISIVEVDAEKNLLLVKGSVPGPSNQYVIVRKHGAVA
- the rplD gene encoding 50S ribosomal protein L4, translated to MANTVPVHTRGGEKRGEVALPERLFGIEPNEHVMYEAVRTYLANQRRGTVKTKGRSDVSGGGRKPWRQKGTGRARVGSSRISQWRGGGITFGPKPRDHGMRLPKKIRRLALKSALSAKAADDAVRMVEDFELERVSTKDVATMLGALGVGDGFALLVVKEADEKLLLSSRNIPNLEVLRARDITTYYLLRADVVIMTEGALGVVEEVFGE